The stretch of DNA aaacacaaacaagtcaacacaattcaacatcaacgctaataagtcaagtgtatttccctaccttttcgcaatccgagcacacacaagcaatcacttatgatccttcacttatccatcacctacataacataattatgtataattaccatctactcagtcaattaatcatgcacataacctagactcatcataacttaataggaatatcaatttaaagaacaaacacgacttttcctgattttcctgctcatggcagactcggtataaaatgaataaataattccagaaaattcgaattgatgcaaggccaattgaattggaaccccatgagtcttagctacaatttatatctaacgtgtttttctcaaattccaaacttatcaagggttttcagactgatttccaaaaactgacagaaaccgtcgcataaaaagtattgattcataaaacgagtttgacaaatgattcttaagtaaaaccaatgcctaactcatctaaactctttaaattaaatatatgaaaaagaaacagcaccaattcaatatctaaattatgttttagaagtaatctttcagcctctactgatttgcgtactttttagatagacgttcacaaataatttcttcaggaaaaactacacggtgaaatgctaccaattttcacaagcataaactaggcttggaataaacatgagtctcttctttaactttttgcatcccacggttttaagacaggtaaaacactcaaataacacagaccaacgaatctgtaaattgctgtaactattccattcatttatctcatacaatttataatcaaaaacccccaaaccaattctagggttacgaaaattatcccaatactactataattatgctaataattgaataaagaggtaataggatagtctacttacgaaataggatgagaataggctgagacatcgcctcgcaattcctcacgcggctcccttcacacacggctccctcttctctcttttctctcttttctcatggttaaaatgaatatggtgatagggagattagggtttggttagatgggttatacatataggataggtgctattaagacgatacgggcctagcctagatagattaattaaaactcgagtcacataattacccgagtcacaaatacactacacgacccagctggtaactcggcctaatataatatcatattaaaataccgggtattacacaagcaacgacatcattcaacaagcttaagtggtcataatcctgctccgtaattacacccggaacaaatgtAATAGCCTATCAATTTTCCTTAATTGAACAACTATTCTTCTATCCTCTTTTATTACTGCAATTCTCagctttatttccaatttttCATTACAATCTTTCTTATATCTTTTTGCATATTCATTCCTTGTAAGTCTTATTTATAGTTATATCAAGTAGTATAAGAGTCGTGCTTCCTCTGACCTGTATTCATAAACAAATAACAATCATTagagaaaaatccaaaaaaaaaaccaacaaaagaAATACTCACAAAAAAACAGACCTTTTTTTCTCACCTTTTTAATCGAGAAAACCTCAGTTCACCAGACAAAGGTGCATCAGGGTCAAAATGGTAAACGATGGATTATCAGCAGATGTGGAGACTCTCAAGGCACAAGTGGCACAACTGGTCGAGACTCTCTCAAACTTCACCTTACAACCTGGTAATAAAATCCAAGACCTTAATAATCTCATTAGATCTCCTACTATTAAATTTCCGATCTTTAATGGTGATGATGTCGAGGGGTGGATGTTTAAGTGTAACCAGTTTTCTATGGCTGATATTGACAATACTCTGAAAGTAACCTATGCATCCATGCACTTAGAATCTAGAGCCTTGGCTTGGCACCAAGCCTACACTAAGGGCAGGTCCCCTAACTTACCTTTGGGGTGGGGGGAATATAAGACTGCCATTGAGGCTAGGTTTGGTAACACTCATGAAGATCCCATGTCTGAATTACTGGGGTTAAAACAATCTGGATCAGTACAATCATACCATGACCACTTCGATATATTGCTAAGTAAATTAGAGCTACAACCCTCTTATGCACTTAGTTGTTTCATAACTGGATTGGAGGAAAACAATAGCTAGCATGGTGAGAATGCTTAAACCAAAGGATATTAAGGAGGCATATGGGTTGGCTAGGTTACAGAAGTTGTGGCTATGGGTGCCAAGAATAACTATAAAACAGTCCCATAACCTCATCTTCTAACTACAAAAGCAGTTTTTCTCCACAACAAACCACTGTTGTTCAGGCTACCAAAACCTTCCCACCAAAAACTCCTACCCAAGcacaaaacttaaaaaaaaaagacattCATACCAACCAATTAATCACCTAGATTCAGGCCAACTAACCAAGAATATGAGGAGAGGAAAGACAAAGGGCTACGTTTTTCATGTGATGAGAAATATACACCTCAACATATTTGTAAAAACAAGAGGCAGGTCTATGCAATTGAAGTTGAGGGAACTAAAGAGATAGAAGAGGAGGACGAACTCATAGAGGAGGAAAGAAATGAAGGAAAGTGTGCCCAAATCTCTATATATGCCTTGGCAGGGCAACACCATTGCCAAACCATGAGAATTCCAGCACAAGTTGATAAAAGAACACTCAGTGTTCTGGTTGACAGTGGGAGCTCTCACAACTTTGTGGACATAGGGATTGTCAGCAAGTTAGGATTACCTTTGACCCCTATTCCAGTTTTCAATATATCTGTGGCCAATGGAGGGAAATTATCCTGTTCCCATAGGGTCTAGCAGCTGAAATGGAAGATCAGGGACACTTATTTTTGAGTAATTTCTGGCAAGAGTTGTTTTTCATTCATGGAGTTAATTTGCACCTCATCTCTGCCTACCACCCTCagtcagatggccaaactgaggtatTAAATAGATACATAGAGACATACCTTAGGTGTTTTTGCATTGAGGCACCAACAGATTGGTGTAAATGGCTGCCCTCTACAGAATAGTGGTATAACACTACCTACCACAGCTCACTAAAAGCGACCCCCTATGAGATCTTGTATGCCCATCCTCCACCACTACACCTACCTTATTTGTCGGGAGATAGCaaagttgatgttgttgataggaCCTTAGTGGCCAGGGAGGAGGCTTTGCAAAGCATTAAGCTTAATTTGACAAGGGCTCAAAATAGGATGAAACAAAGGCTGATAAAAAGAGAAGTGATAGAAAGTTTGAGGCCGAGGATTGGGTGTTCCTAAAGCTACAGCCATACATGCAATCCACTGTGGCCACCAGGAGCAACCAAAAACTATCTAAAAGGTACTATGGTCCATATCAAATCATGCAAAGGATAGGAAAGGTGGCTTATAAGCTAGCCCTTCCCCCGGCTCCAAAATACATCCAACCTTTCATGTGTCCTTGCTCAAAAAGCATTATGGTCCTGAACCCATAGTCATTGAGAAACCAGTAGATGCAAGGGAAAAACCAGAATTCATCTTGGCCAGAAAGTCAGAGTTAATGTAACCAAGGTGCTTGTCAAATGGGCGAACTCAGGAATAGAAGACGCTACCTGGGAATACTTGTATGACATTAAACAGAAGTTTCCTAATTTTGATCCTTGGGGACAAGGACCAATTCAAGGAGAGGGTATTGATACAGTCCAGACTATTGCAGTGGCCTATTCAACCTGTGATGACCACAACTACCATTCACCCAAATTACCAATAACACTTTTGGAGGCACGTGAGGAGGAGATATGTTGCCCCAATCAGAAGAGGCCACCTAATACAACCAAATAGGAAGGTTCCTATGTAAAGCACCACAACAGAATGAGGAATTCCATGCAGTCAAATCCTTATCTTTTATTAGCCGTTATTGTACTAAGCCATATGAGCTGGCACTTTCTGTAGCAGTATCCTAGGACTTACTATAAGTAGCCATCTAATAAGCTAGAAAGGATGATCCTAAATTTAGCTAAGAAAAGATGTACTGGGTAATGCATTCTCAAGTGCTTCTCACTACAGAATCGTTAATGTAATAGCCTATCAATTTTCCTTTATTGAACAGCTATTCTTCTATCCTCTTTTACTGCAATTCTGAGCTTTATTTCCAGTTTTCATTACAATCTTTCTCATATCTTTTTGCAGATTCATTCCTTGCAAGTCTTATTTATAGGAAAACACATGAATTGTAATTCATGGGAAGTGTGAAAATAACTAGTTGTTTGGTTGccccaattcatgtgaattggaaCTTCCTAGGAACTCTAATTCCTCCttaatggaggaagttgcttacctagcccCCTATGGAATTGGAGTTCCCACATGCAACCAAACAACTTTTTCAAATTCACATGAATTAGAATAGCATAGTAATTAGAACTTCCTGGGCATTGTATTTTTCTGTTGCGAACCAAACGACCCCATAGTTATATCACTATGCGACTATTCCTTTAGATCCGTCTCTACAAGTTTGGTCCTCTGTTGTCATTTGACTTCTCAAAGTGGATTGGGTATAGCCTAACCCGTATCCATCAATCTAATAAGAATTTCATTCATGTTATCCGTGTTATCCGTAAAACTTATCGTCACCCATACATTACTCATACAAAAAACGACTAAATGGGGTTACAAAACCGGTGTTCTCTAGCTACACGATGTTTCTAGTTAGATAAAGTTTGAATAGTGTCATTACTCACCACAACCTGATCGTCGCAACTGGAAAGgaaaaaaacaagaaaataaaCCTTATCGTTGTAATCCGGAAAAGGTCCCACCAAAACTCTAAGAACCACCAGAACTCAGAACAATCAACTAATTAATTCATGCGATAACGCTAGTATTATTCACAAAAACATTGATGATACAGTAACAATGATACACACTTGCGTTAAATTGTTTGTTCCATTACTAATAATCTTAAGCATAACTAATTTATGTTATTCCGCTTcgtcgtccataaaaacttccattgtTTTCGCTACGCTTGGTAAACTGAGTTACAATTTCGACATCTATACCCTACCAATTAACCCAACTCCATCTCCACCCTTCTTCGCCAAGAATTACGATGAGGTCAAGATCACTGATGGAACCTCAGTCAACTTTAACGGTCACTTTGTCGCAAATTCATCCCCAATTTTCTCTCGCTTTAACAGTCGAATTCCGCGACAACCTTCTATTGATGTCGTTTACGTAACGGACAGAAACGGCACTACGAATATTAACTTCGACTCGGTCAACGTCGACTCACTGAGTCGAACAACTCGGATCGACTCGGTTGAGGTTGACTCACTGAGTCGACCCGGGTCGAGGTCGGCGCTCGAGGTTTCAACTCGGGTTCAGGTGCCTTTGTTGAAGGAGGGTATATCGATGAAGGATCGGCCGAGTTTGGTGGGTGAGCGACTCGTTTACGTGTCGACTCATGAGAACTCGGGGGTGCCTCGGACGAGTTGGGCTGCTGTGTACTCAACTCACTTATTAACCGGGTCAACTCGGAGGTTGACTCCAAAGGGAATTGCCGATTTTAGCCCTGCGGTGTCACCTTCAGGGGTTTGGACGGCGGTGGCGTCGTATGGGGAAGAAGGGTGGGGTGGGGAAATTGACGAACTCGGGACGGATATATATGTTTTCAAGACTAGAGACGGGTCGAGTCGAGTCAAGGTTGTTGAACACGGGGGATGGCCTTGTTGGGTTGATGATCATACGATTTATTTTCATAGAAGAGACCCGGGAGACGGGTGGTGGAGTGTGTACAAGGCGAATTTGCCACGGGTTGGGCGGGTCAGGTCCGAGTTAGTTAAAGTTCAAAGAGTCACCCCACCCGGTTTGCACGCGTTCACCCCCGCGGCTTCTCCCGGGAATTATGAGTTTATCGTAGTGGCAACCAGGCGAGCCGGGTCTGATTACCGTCATATTGAGTTATTTGATCTTGTGACAAAGAAGTTTAAGGAAGTGACTCGGCCCATTACACCTTTAGCCCATCACTTGAACCCGTTTATATCGGCTGATTCAACTCGGGTGGGGTACCATAAGTGTAGGGGTGGTAGTAATGGAAAACAAATTTTGTTAGAGTATGTTGATAACCCGAAAAACGAGTTTTCCTTGTTTCGGGTTGCAGGGTCATTTCCGTCTTTTTCTCCCACCGGTGATCAGATTGCTTATGTGGATTTAGATGACGGGTATATTAATGTTGTGAATATTGATGGGTCAAATCGACGAACGGTTTTTAAAGGACGTGTTTTTACGACCGCTTGGAATCCGGTTCGTAAGGGCGTGATCTATACTAGTTTAGGGCCCACATTTGCGTCCGAGAGGACTAAGGTTGATATTATCTCAATCACTATGGATGACAATGAGATAAGTTATAAGAAGTTAACGTATGGAGGTGAAAATAATGCATTTCCCTCGCCTTCACCCGATGGTAAATGGATCGTGTTCAGGTCAGGTCGTACAGGTTATAAGAACTTGTACATTATGGATGCCGAAGAGGGTGAAACGGGTAGTCTCGAAAGGCTAACCGAGGGTCCATGGGATGATACAATGGCAAATTGGTCACCAGACGGTGAATGGATCGCATTTGCATCGGACAGAGAGAATCCAGGTTCCGGGAGCTTTGAAATATTCATGATTCATCCAAACGGAACAGGGCTACGCAAGGTGATACAAAGTGGTTCGGGTGGACGGGCGAATCACCCATGGTTTAGTCCGGATGGAAAGAGTATTGTGTTTACTTCGGACTATGCCGGTGTATCGGCTGAGCCCATCTCAAACCCGCACCACTTCCAGCCATATGGAGAAATATTTATTGCCAAAATAGATGGGTCTGATATACAAAGAATGACCTATAATTCTTATGAAGACGGTACTCCGACATGGGGGCCGACGTACATGAGCCCGGAAAATGTGGTCAAGTCTGCTGATGGGCCGCGGTGTGCGTTTGAGGATTGTCATTGGCTTAACATAAATCCAAAAGGCCCAAAATATGGATGTCTGAAGACTGAGAAGAGTATACCCTGCAATATTTCAGTTGGAGGAAAATGTTAAAAATGGTCTTCCTATGATGTAATATGGTAACATATCTGCATATAGTAGATGATAATAAGGACTAATGTGTGGTTTGTACTTTGTAGATATCCAACTCTTTTGTTACTTTGagattaaagtttttattttgtttgagaGGAATAATGATGTATAAGACTATAAGATTATGTGGATTGGATACAAACTCTTAAAATGTTAATAGGGTTGTTAAATGGTTTTGGGAGGTCTGGTTCTACAAGATAATTGAGGCACTATACGTGAAAAGTGAAAACGTAGTTTTTgtaataaatactccctcctatccatcGTTTTTTTCCCTTTTGAAGTGGGCACGGGGATTAAGGgtggggagtataatattgataaatatatgagtggggtttggtaattggagagaggtatgaataattatgattaaatattaataaaggtgatgggtggggtttggttattggagaaagaggtaggaataattagaattaaatattaataaagtatatagtggggtttggtgagtggaaagaggtaagagtataatattaataaaaactttctcaaaaaggaaaggggaagaaaacctgaataatctgttttaggaaataggaaagaaaagagtggataggagggagtagtacTCAAACCTAACATTTGGCTCGCAAACGGGAATGAATGATTGGATATGGTCATATGGACTCCAATTTTGAGAATATTTTGAATTTGCTATTACTCCTATTAGACAGTCATGAATTTTGATGTTGTCCTAAGAGCATCTGCAATGGTGAGGCTTTCCATAATTTATCTCTCATTTTTTTATTCGTCCACCACATTCTCCACTAACTTTTTCATCTACCCTCCCCATTTTATAATATCATGTCCGCAATAATGAGGTTCCCCAATAAAATTAAATTACTCACAAAAttttgggaacctccccaaaaaaaccacaaaaaagcTTTGCATTTCCTTGGGGACCTCTCCTAAAAGTAGAGGAGCCCAAAGTGATGGAGAGGGTAATGCAATAAGGGGTGCCCCATATGATGAGAGAGAGGGTATATGGGGAGGCAAATTTCCgcatttgcggatgctctaagggCCCTTAAACAGGACTTTATAGAGGGATCATCGAGCTATGTCAGATGGTGGTTGTTCACATCATGGTTAAGGCGTTTGATCCCTACTCACAAGGCCATTTGATATCAGTTCATCTAAATCATAACTAGGTATGTTATCACGGGTTACATACAGAAAGGGGAGAGGCCAATTATTTGATAATTAATGAATCAAATTGAGTATGGAGGATCAAATTGTTCTTCAAAAAtcttcaaaaaatataaaatcccctatttactaaatgaataggtgatttTACGTTTTTTTTCCGCCTAACTATATTATCTTCTATTTGGGCCTTTAATTTTGCGCATTCTACTAAGCACACTATGGGCCAAATCTGCAAGctcaagaaaaaaaaatataatgtaaacTGGATGAATCATAAATCATTGCTATAATTAAATTACCTCATTctctatatactaagagaataaaattctcacTCCAAAAGCATCAAGTTAAATAAGGAAACGAAAAAACttattcattacattattattattatttcatcaaaatataatcttttaatcaaataataacattttcattaaaatctaaattataatcttttaattaaactaaGATAAATTTGCTATAATTTTATAAACTATAAATTTctaagttttattgttgttattattatatactagAGAATGAGCTAACAAGTATATTATTAgtttcgtaaaaaaaaaaaaaatagatcatTATAATAAATTGagaaaaattataaattataaagtaATCGTTACTTTTATGGTAAAGAAAAAATAGTTTTTTTTCCAgttaatatatattttataagttTAATCTTCTTGATTAGTTCatagttcaattttttttctcatatcaaaaagTGAGGGGTATGACAGATTACTGACGAGTCAattcaaaatataaataataactaaaaataaaatatcTATATATACCGCACAtgtgcgggatctacactagttaacAATTAACTGAAAAATCCTAAAATAagataggtaaacaaatgaccgagagtCTAGAACATATGGAGTATTAAACAAGTCGAAACATAAACAAAACAAACCTCTTGGATAGATTGCTCGCCATGCTCGGGCCTGACTGCCTTACAATCATACGATGAAACTAGACCCGTTAAATTCTGACCTGACCCGTTTTTCAGTGTCAAGAACGAAAAATTTTGACCCGGCGACGCGTTTGACCCGAACccaaaatgacccgttattttagagCCGAGATCGGACCCAAACGggtaaatcaagaattttattaaaatattaatatttatatatagattaatgtaaatattaaaatattaatatttatatatataattaatgtaaatattaaatatgattaaatattgATTTTAAATATGTTTGACATTTTCTTACAAAAAATTGATTAAAAAACGCTAAAAAAATGCGTTAGAAATTATTTTTTAACTCGTATTTTGACCCTAACCCGTATCTGACCCGACATGTACTCTAACCCGACTCGTACGACCCAACCCGTCCGATCCGTTTAACAAGTCTACATGAAACTTTTCAAATCACCAAATatttatcttatatatatatatatatatatatatatatatatatatacacacacatatatatatacacacacatatatatatacacacatatatatatatacacatatatatatatacacatatatatatatatatacatatatatatatatatataaaactgagttgaaacgctgtggatgcgccacgtgtcaacccagctttaaatacaagtattaattacagctgaacattaaatataaacataataaatgctgtataaatctcagcaaaatattaattatagtttaataaatttcatTGTAAAATTActttaaataattacggtgatttgattctaaatttattaaaaaattattttgataaaaattctaaaatgtaaatacaagtattaattgcggaaaaatgcttcaaattgagtataattttcattatatttattgaaatatttttatttgtagagatgattaaagtgagtgtctcataatgttttatgtttacgtaaaaagacatttTTAGAAAGCTATATAATttagaccattaaatcctaagaaaaatatatttggaagagtcattgtatttcttaaaaacataacttaaagaaaactactaaggGATAAGTTTTTTATGTGAGagtgaaaaaaaattatattgcgagaaattgaatacatatgagattttgttAGATTTAAATAGTATGATAACGAGTAtctatgtacacagtgatcgcgagtgcatttgaataatcaaaacaaaagtaatgttTATTAAATAATATAGCTTTATAAAGACATGAAAAAAGTAGAAAAggcgttacatttttctttaatatcttcaattaaaatatgtatacgttaagtataaatattgattatgactagctaAATACTCTTTCCGATCCAGACAAATGGTAACATAGAGAAAAagtggttatttaagaaaaggtggaaaagtGAGGGGCAAAGTAGGAAATTTTGATTGGGGCCACATGAGTTTAGGTGGATTAAATAAGTAGTTGGTGAGTGGGTGAATGGATAGTAAAGTTGTAAATAGGTAGTGGATGTAAGGGTAATTTAGGCATTTTTCATGCTAAATAtggtatgttaccattggtgtggttcatccattttaggtaagtgttaccatctgcctggatcggagggagtattacttttagttaaatattttatatgttatcttttaaatactttgaagttaaacctcaaaaaatattatttgagaaaatttaacctattttatttacaggtaaaaTCTTAAACTTCATTTACATAGagttgtttaaaaatacaaaatgtgcaattcttatagatatatttgacacataacacatgcaagacacaatcaaaacatttgaataaacAGAGTTTGAACTTTATATActtcctcccatccaaaccaaaggttacatttgactttattACGCTTGCCGATGcgtgttttgcaacgtgaatatctttagttacacgttataaaaaattataaaaacttgatattcttataacaTTCATGACGATGAATTAAACAGGATCTCGTATGACtatgttttctcttatacattgctaataataccaaagattctctacaattatgaatagtgccaaaaagtcaaACGTAACCTTTagtctggatgggagggagtatttgatacataaatatcacacgttatacataaaaaatgaaaaattacaTAAAGTTATATTCAcgtcattttgaacaaatattaattgatttggaacataacatatcgtgaaatgatataatttgagaacttaatgttgattgttgtataattcgaataaattttattttaattaatatgatacttgatcagtcacaaaataatttataaaacgttgatcatggataattaattatcacttattagttttaattaaaattgtatgtattttattttaaaatattgaagttaaacctaaaaaaattaaatttgagaaaaattaatatatttttatttattttataagtAAAAAATTAAAGGCCATatataaattattttattttttttcaattataatacttaaattttaaaacaggctgcgggaagcgcgggatactacctagttggTAATATTATTGAAGATTTGAAGTAATGCGATAAAATAAGTAGGCTTGCTAATGACTTGTCATGAAAACCATCCAACCCGGCACATGAATTGACCTGGCTCAATAACAACTCGAGCCCAACCCAAATTGGCCCAAAACTTTTTGCTAACCCATTATGCGCCAAACCTAATACGGCCTAACCCGGCTTGATCAACCCAAACTTGACTGACCCGATTACCACCTCTGTTAGTGCTCTACCAAATAGGTAGGGACTAGGGAGTATGGCCAATTGGCTGTAGTCTGTAGATAGTCGATATACAGCCAAAAAAAAGACTATTCTTCTTCAGAGCAATTGCAGTACGACAAAACCAAATCATACATTAATCATTCATCATTTCTTCCACAATCAACAATGGCGGAAGAAGG from Silene latifolia isolate original U9 population chromosome 10, ASM4854445v1, whole genome shotgun sequence encodes:
- the LOC141606172 gene encoding uncharacterized protein LOC141606172, whose protein sequence is MIHTCVKLFVPLLIILSITNLCYSASSSIKTSIVFATLGKLSYNFDIYTLPINPTPSPPFFAKNYDEVKITDGTSVNFNGHFVANSSPIFSRFNSRIPRQPSIDVVYVTDRNGTTNINFDSVNVDSLSRTTRIDSVEVDSLSRPGSRSALEVSTRVQVPLLKEGISMKDRPSLVGERLVYVSTHENSGVPRTSWAAVYSTHLLTGSTRRLTPKGIADFSPAVSPSGVWTAVASYGEEGWGGEIDELGTDIYVFKTRDGSSRVKVVEHGGWPCWVDDHTIYFHRRDPGDGWWSVYKANLPRVGRVRSELVKVQRVTPPGLHAFTPAASPGNYEFIVVATRRAGSDYRHIELFDLVTKKFKEVTRPITPLAHHLNPFISADSTRVGYHKCRGGSNGKQILLEYVDNPKNEFSLFRVAGSFPSFSPTGDQIAYVDLDDGYINVVNIDGSNRRTVFKGRVFTTAWNPVRKGVIYTSLGPTFASERTKVDIISITMDDNEISYKKLTYGGENNAFPSPSPDGKWIVFRSGRTGYKNLYIMDAEEGETGSLERLTEGPWDDTMANWSPDGEWIAFASDRENPGSGSFEIFMIHPNGTGLRKVIQSGSGGRANHPWFSPDGKSIVFTSDYAGVSAEPISNPHHFQPYGEIFIAKIDGSDIQRMTYNSYEDGTPTWGPTYMSPENVVKSADGPRCAFEDCHWLNINPKGPKYGCLKTEKSIPCNISVGGKC